Proteins encoded in a region of the Sphingomonas sp. HMP9 genome:
- a CDS encoding VOC family protein, producing MPKMIFLNLPVADVAASTAFYEAIGFVRDARFSNEQASSMVWSDAIYVMLLAKPFFATFTEKTIVDAATNSTGHYALSFDSRDAVDAITRAAIEAGGRELHEAQDLGFMYSRAFDDLDGHGFGPFWMNPAAVEEGPPS from the coding sequence ATGCCCAAGATGATCTTTCTCAACCTGCCGGTCGCCGACGTCGCGGCATCGACCGCCTTCTATGAGGCGATCGGTTTCGTGAGGGACGCCCGGTTCAGCAACGAGCAGGCGTCGTCGATGGTCTGGTCGGATGCGATCTACGTCATGCTGCTCGCCAAGCCCTTCTTTGCGACATTCACCGAGAAGACGATCGTCGACGCGGCGACCAACTCCACCGGACATTATGCGCTGTCGTTCGATAGTCGCGACGCGGTTGATGCGATCACGCGGGCGGCGATCGAGGCGGGCGGACGCGAGTTGCACGAGGCGCAAGACCTGGGCTTCATGTACAGCCGCGCCTTCGATGATCTCGATGGCCATGGCTTCGGGCCGTTCTGGATGAACCCCGCTGCCGTCGAGGAAGGCCCCCCCTCGTGA